From one Nocardioides yefusunii genomic stretch:
- a CDS encoding threonine aldolase family protein has translation MNDLVDLRSDTLTAPTDSMRAAMASAEVGDDVYGEDPTVRRLEERVAELFGHEDALFCPTGSLANVLAVGLVVAPGEELICESSAHVARAELGAHAVLGGVTTRTWTHPRGLVDVDAVRGLYAPDMGPFFVRTAAIAVENTHNFAGGTVQPLESLQGLRAFADEVGTKIHMDGARIWNAHVATGTPLSTYGAVADVMAVCLSKGLGAPIGSLVVGDADAMAAARVRRKRLGAGMRQVGILAAAGLHALDHHVERLADDHAHAQLLADAMGVDPAGVETNIVVAQVPDAAAVVAQAKSQGVLVSAVGPRTVRAVTHLGVDRAGAETAARVLGGLLPA, from the coding sequence GTGAATGATCTCGTGGACCTTCGCTCCGACACCCTCACTGCCCCCACCGACTCGATGCGTGCCGCGATGGCCTCTGCCGAGGTCGGCGACGACGTCTACGGCGAGGACCCCACGGTCCGTCGTCTCGAGGAACGCGTCGCTGAACTCTTCGGTCACGAGGACGCCCTGTTCTGCCCCACCGGCTCGTTGGCCAACGTCCTGGCCGTCGGTCTCGTCGTCGCTCCCGGCGAGGAACTGATCTGTGAGTCCTCCGCCCACGTCGCGCGCGCCGAACTCGGTGCCCACGCGGTCCTGGGAGGGGTCACCACGCGCACGTGGACGCACCCGCGGGGTCTCGTCGACGTCGACGCCGTCCGCGGCCTCTACGCCCCCGACATGGGACCGTTCTTCGTCCGCACGGCCGCGATCGCGGTCGAGAACACCCACAACTTCGCCGGCGGCACCGTGCAGCCCCTGGAGAGCCTCCAGGGGCTGCGTGCGTTCGCCGACGAGGTCGGCACCAAGATCCACATGGACGGCGCCCGGATCTGGAACGCCCACGTCGCCACCGGCACCCCGCTGAGTACCTACGGCGCGGTCGCCGACGTGATGGCGGTCTGCCTCTCCAAGGGCCTCGGAGCGCCGATCGGTTCGCTCGTCGTCGGTGACGCTGACGCGATGGCCGCCGCCCGCGTGCGCCGCAAGCGCCTCGGCGCCGGCATGCGTCAGGTCGGCATCCTGGCCGCCGCCGGCCTGCACGCCCTCGACCACCACGTCGAGCGTCTCGCTGACGACCACGCGCACGCCCAGTTGCTCGCCGACGCGATGGGCGTCGACCCCGCCGGCGTGGAGACCAACATCGTCGTCGCGCAGGTCCCGGACGCTGCGGCCGTCGTCGCGCAGGCCAAGTCCCAGGGCGTCCTGGTCAGCGCCGTGGGACCGCGTACCGTGCGCGCCGTGACACACCTGGGAGTCGACCGGGCGGGCGCTGAAACAGCAGCGCGGGTGCTCGGTGGCCTCCTGCCTGCCTGA
- a CDS encoding class II 3-deoxy-7-phosphoheptulonate synthase, protein MTIPSLEDLNALGRVQQPTYGDPAAVASAVARLRNSPPLVFAGECDDLTAKLAAVTRGEAFLLQGGDCAETFAGVTADNVKNKLRVLLQMAVVLTYAASVPVVKVGRLAGQYAKPRSSDTETRNGVTLPAYRGDSVNGFDFTAEARRHDPQRLLDTYNNSAATLNLVRAFTTGGYADLREVHSWNTDFVQDTVAGQKYEKLATEIQRALTFMEAIGADPDEFHRVDFYSSHEALLLDYEHAMTRIDSRTNLPYDVSAHMVWIGERTRQINGAHVELLSKIQNPLGVKLGPTTTADDALALAEKLNPENIPGRLTFITRFGAGKIREGLQPVLEKVAASGIAANWICDPMHGNTFEASSGYKTRRFEDVMEEVQGFFDVHRAVGTWPGGLHVELTGDDVTECIGGGELIDEADLANRYESVCDPRLSRVQSLEMAFLVADMLRKA, encoded by the coding sequence GTGACCATTCCGAGCCTCGAAGACCTGAACGCCCTCGGCCGAGTGCAGCAGCCCACCTATGGTGACCCTGCTGCAGTCGCGAGTGCGGTTGCCCGCCTGCGCAACTCGCCGCCGCTGGTCTTTGCCGGTGAGTGCGACGACCTCACGGCCAAGCTGGCCGCGGTGACCCGCGGTGAGGCATTCCTGCTGCAGGGCGGTGACTGCGCCGAGACGTTCGCCGGCGTCACCGCCGACAACGTGAAGAACAAGCTGCGCGTCCTGCTGCAGATGGCCGTCGTGCTGACCTACGCCGCCTCCGTGCCGGTGGTCAAGGTCGGTCGTCTGGCCGGTCAGTACGCCAAGCCGCGTTCCTCCGACACCGAGACCCGCAACGGCGTGACGCTTCCCGCCTACCGCGGTGACTCCGTCAACGGCTTCGACTTCACCGCCGAGGCCCGTCGCCACGACCCGCAGCGCCTCCTGGACACGTACAACAACTCCGCGGCCACGCTGAACCTCGTACGTGCCTTCACCACCGGCGGCTACGCCGACCTGCGTGAGGTCCACTCCTGGAACACCGACTTCGTCCAGGACACCGTCGCTGGTCAGAAGTACGAGAAGCTCGCCACCGAGATCCAGCGCGCCCTCACCTTCATGGAGGCCATCGGAGCCGACCCGGACGAGTTCCACCGCGTCGACTTCTACTCCAGCCACGAGGCCCTGCTGCTCGACTACGAGCACGCCATGACCCGCATCGACTCCCGTACGAACCTTCCGTACGACGTCTCCGCGCACATGGTGTGGATCGGTGAGCGCACCCGTCAGATCAACGGCGCCCACGTCGAGCTGCTCTCCAAGATCCAGAACCCGCTGGGTGTGAAGCTCGGCCCCACGACCACCGCCGACGACGCGCTGGCCCTGGCCGAGAAGCTGAACCCGGAGAACATCCCGGGTCGCCTCACCTTCATCACCCGCTTCGGTGCCGGCAAGATCCGTGAGGGTCTGCAGCCGGTCCTGGAGAAGGTCGCCGCCTCCGGCATCGCGGCCAACTGGATCTGCGACCCCATGCACGGCAACACCTTCGAGGCGTCCTCGGGCTACAAGACCCGTCGCTTCGAGGACGTCATGGAAGAGGTCCAGGGCTTCTTCGACGTCCACCGTGCCGTCGGCACCTGGCCGGGCGGTCTGCACGTCGAGCTCACCGGTGACGACGTCACCGAGTGCATCGGCGGCGGCGAGCTCATCGACGAGGCCGACCTGGCCAACCGTTACGAGTCCGTCTGCGACCCGCGCCTGAGCCGCGTCCAGTCCCTGGAGATGGCGTTCCTCGTGGCCGACATGCTCCGCAAGGCCTGA
- the glpK gene encoding glycerol kinase GlpK, whose protein sequence is MGVLAIDAGTTGVTALVVSPDGHIVARGYQEFAQHFPAPGWVEHAPEEIWQACVSATREVLTQIDRSELTAIGITNQRETVVLWDRETLGSPRRAIVWQDRRSAEICTRLREAGHEGRVSELTGLRLDPYFSATKLAWLREHEPHTWSLVESGRYAVGTVDSYLIARMTRGTWHVTDVSNASRTLLMDLETCDWSDELCELFGVPRDALPEIVPSWGVIGETDARSYCGLTLPVAGIAGDQQAALFGQTCFEVGDTKCTYGTGSFLLTNTGTEVVRSDAGLLSTAAWRSPSGETTYALEGSIFVTGSAVQWLRDGLQIIGAAAEAEPIARTVPDSDGVVFVPALTGLGAPHWDPHARGLLIGMHRGTTRAHVVRATLEAIAYEVRDVLDTMPSVQTLRVDGGAAANDLLCALQADQVGVPVERPEIVETTALGAAFLAGLGTGVWPSTDALRATWKLQRRFEPTGDRTAADAGYAKWRDAVERSKSWA, encoded by the coding sequence ATGGGAGTCCTGGCTATCGACGCCGGCACCACCGGAGTGACCGCACTGGTCGTCTCCCCCGACGGGCACATCGTGGCCCGCGGCTACCAGGAGTTCGCCCAGCACTTCCCCGCCCCCGGCTGGGTCGAGCACGCACCCGAGGAGATCTGGCAGGCCTGCGTCTCCGCCACCCGCGAGGTGCTGACCCAGATCGACCGTTCCGAGCTCACTGCGATCGGCATCACCAACCAGCGCGAGACCGTCGTCCTGTGGGACCGCGAGACGCTCGGCTCCCCGCGTCGCGCGATCGTCTGGCAGGACCGACGCAGCGCCGAGATCTGCACCCGACTGCGCGAGGCTGGCCACGAGGGCCGCGTCAGTGAACTCACCGGACTGCGCCTGGACCCCTACTTCTCCGCCACCAAGCTGGCGTGGCTGCGCGAGCACGAACCCCACACCTGGTCGCTGGTGGAGTCCGGTCGGTACGCGGTCGGCACCGTCGACTCCTACCTGATCGCCCGGATGACGCGCGGCACCTGGCACGTCACCGACGTCTCCAACGCCTCGCGCACCCTGCTGATGGACCTCGAGACCTGCGACTGGTCAGACGAACTGTGCGAACTCTTCGGGGTCCCGCGTGACGCCCTGCCCGAGATCGTGCCGAGCTGGGGCGTCATCGGCGAGACCGACGCACGCTCCTACTGCGGTCTGACCCTGCCTGTGGCCGGCATCGCCGGGGACCAGCAGGCAGCGCTGTTCGGCCAGACCTGCTTCGAGGTCGGCGACACCAAGTGCACCTACGGCACCGGCTCGTTCCTGCTCACCAACACCGGCACCGAGGTGGTGCGCTCCGACGCCGGACTGCTCTCCACCGCCGCGTGGCGCAGCCCGTCGGGCGAGACCACCTACGCGCTCGAAGGGTCGATCTTTGTCACCGGCTCCGCGGTCCAGTGGCTGCGCGACGGCCTGCAGATCATCGGGGCGGCCGCCGAGGCCGAACCGATCGCACGCACCGTCCCCGACAGTGACGGTGTCGTCTTCGTCCCTGCCCTCACCGGGCTCGGTGCTCCCCACTGGGACCCGCACGCCCGGGGGCTGCTGATCGGGATGCACCGCGGCACCACTCGCGCCCACGTCGTCCGTGCGACGTTGGAAGCGATCGCCTACGAGGTGCGCGACGTCCTCGACACCATGCCGTCGGTCCAGACGCTACGCGTGGACGGCGGCGCGGCTGCCAACGACCTGCTCTGCGCGCTCCAGGCCGACCAGGTCGGCGTGCCGGTGGAACGGCCCGAGATCGTCGAGACCACAGCGCTGGGGGCAGCGTTCCTGGCCGGGCTCGGCACCGGTGTGTGGCCCTCGACCGACGCGCTGCGGGCCACCTGGAAGCTGCAGCGCCGCTTCGAACCGACCGGCGATCGCACCGCTGCTGACGCGGGGTACGCGAAGTGGCGTGACGCGGTGGAGCGGTCCAAGTCCTGGGCCTGA
- a CDS encoding response regulator, whose protein sequence is MVVDDHPMWRDAVERDLADAGFDVVAVASTGLEATARFPAARPQVVVLDLQIPAPNGVEVTRTVLAHDPSARVLILSASGEQGDVLEAVKAGATGYLVKSASSKELIAAVRAVAAGDTVFTPGLAGLVLGEFRRMADPSEPEDPVSELTERETEVLRMVAKGLSYKQIAERLFISHRTVQNHVQNTLRKLQMHNRVELTRWAIERGLDDEE, encoded by the coding sequence ATGGTCGTCGACGACCACCCGATGTGGCGCGACGCCGTCGAACGCGACCTCGCCGACGCCGGCTTCGACGTGGTCGCGGTGGCCTCTACCGGGCTCGAGGCCACGGCACGTTTCCCTGCGGCTCGCCCGCAGGTGGTCGTGCTCGACCTGCAGATCCCGGCACCCAACGGCGTCGAGGTGACCCGGACCGTCCTGGCCCACGACCCCTCGGCCCGGGTGCTGATCCTGTCGGCCTCCGGTGAGCAGGGCGACGTCCTCGAAGCCGTGAAGGCAGGCGCCACCGGCTACCTGGTGAAGTCGGCCTCCAGCAAGGAACTGATCGCCGCGGTCCGTGCGGTTGCTGCCGGCGACACCGTCTTCACCCCCGGTCTGGCCGGGCTGGTGCTGGGCGAGTTCCGGCGGATGGCTGACCCGTCCGAACCCGAGGACCCGGTCTCCGAGCTCACCGAGCGTGAGACCGAGGTGCTGCGGATGGTCGCCAAGGGACTCAGCTACAAGCAGATCGCCGAGCGTCTCTTCATCTCCCACCGCACCGTGCAGAACCACGTCCAGAACACGTTGCGCAAGCTGCAGATGCACAACCGCGTCGAGCTCACCCGGTGGGCGATCGAACGCGGCCTCGACGACGAGGAGTGA
- a CDS encoding flavin reductase family protein: MTIHTEHPFADNDPQRDAVRQLRGRLGGVVSLWTAGTKGNGAGLTISSLAVVQGEPGRVVAFVDPLSEFVDHLRRTGTAVVHLLSWHQTELAEVFAGRSPAPGGVFGAAEFVDTDHGPRLVDPCTWATVRLEDEREIGWSVQVTCVIEDVMTADDVDPLVHRRGRYRRARDADS; the protein is encoded by the coding sequence GTGACGATCCACACCGAACACCCCTTCGCCGACAACGACCCCCAGCGCGACGCCGTCCGGCAGTTGCGCGGCCGCCTCGGCGGAGTGGTCTCCCTGTGGACCGCAGGAACCAAGGGCAACGGTGCAGGGCTGACGATCTCCTCCCTCGCCGTCGTGCAGGGCGAACCGGGCCGCGTGGTCGCGTTCGTCGACCCGCTCTCGGAGTTCGTCGACCACCTGCGTCGTACCGGGACTGCCGTCGTCCATCTGCTCTCGTGGCACCAGACCGAACTGGCGGAGGTCTTCGCCGGACGTTCGCCGGCGCCCGGCGGTGTCTTCGGTGCAGCGGAGTTCGTCGACACCGACCACGGACCGCGTCTGGTCGATCCCTGCACCTGGGCGACGGTCCGGCTCGAGGACGAGCGCGAGATCGGCTGGTCGGTGCAGGTGACATGCGTGATCGAGGACGTCATGACCGCTGACGACGTCGACCCGCTGGTGCACCGTCGCGGCCGTTACCGCCGTGCGCGCGACGCGGACTCCTGA
- the macS gene encoding MacS family sensor histidine kinase: MNTPSGGTGASAAREAVIDRLNVALAVLRVVTTVNMVGLTVWRWGAFAAHPVAGAAVVSGLVLWTVAALWIYRHPWGRTAPVMVLDLMIALAAMAASPLVKGDSFNATIPGFWVMGPLLVWAVHWHWRGGLAAGLLLAGVDLAIRDEITQTNYGNVFLLLLGGTVLGFMCGSLVQMAEERAEAERLAAVAQERTRLARAVHDGVLQVLALVQRRGAELGGDFADLGRLAGEQESALRSLIHAQDSVDPDTRDGSSVDPDEPHDLAGDLAMIASASVTVVTPGGSVLLPVRVTTEVVAAVRACLDNVRAHVGLDAPSWILLEEHPDRVVVSVRDEGPGIEPGRLAEAEADGRLGVSSSIRGRIADVGGEAEVSSGSWGTEWEFTLPR; this comes from the coding sequence GTGAACACTCCGTCCGGGGGGACCGGAGCTTCCGCGGCGAGGGAGGCGGTCATCGACCGTCTCAACGTCGCGCTCGCGGTGCTGCGTGTCGTCACCACCGTCAACATGGTGGGTCTGACGGTGTGGCGTTGGGGTGCGTTCGCTGCCCATCCCGTCGCCGGTGCGGCGGTGGTCTCCGGTCTGGTGCTCTGGACCGTCGCGGCGCTGTGGATCTACCGCCACCCATGGGGCCGCACCGCCCCGGTGATGGTGCTCGACCTGATGATCGCGCTCGCGGCGATGGCGGCGAGCCCGCTGGTCAAGGGTGACTCGTTCAACGCCACCATTCCTGGTTTCTGGGTGATGGGTCCGCTGCTGGTGTGGGCCGTGCACTGGCACTGGCGTGGTGGCCTCGCAGCCGGCCTGCTGCTCGCCGGCGTCGATCTGGCGATCCGCGACGAGATCACCCAGACCAACTACGGCAACGTTTTCCTGCTTCTCCTGGGCGGCACCGTGCTGGGCTTCATGTGCGGCTCGCTCGTCCAGATGGCCGAGGAGCGTGCCGAGGCCGAACGCCTCGCCGCCGTCGCTCAGGAACGGACCCGGCTGGCGCGTGCCGTGCACGACGGGGTCCTGCAGGTGCTGGCGCTGGTGCAGCGTCGTGGAGCCGAACTGGGAGGCGACTTCGCTGACCTCGGGCGTCTCGCGGGGGAGCAGGAGAGTGCGTTGCGCTCGCTCATCCACGCCCAGGACAGTGTCGATCCCGACACCCGTGACGGTTCGTCGGTCGACCCCGACGAACCGCACGACCTCGCCGGCGACCTCGCGATGATCGCCTCTGCGTCGGTCACCGTCGTCACCCCCGGAGGCAGCGTGCTGCTGCCCGTCCGCGTCACCACCGAGGTCGTCGCCGCAGTGCGGGCCTGCCTCGACAACGTCCGCGCCCACGTCGGTCTCGACGCACCGTCCTGGATCCTGCTGGAGGAGCACCCTGACCGGGTGGTCGTCTCGGTGCGCGACGAGGGCCCCGGCATCGAGCCGGGCCGACTCGCCGAGGCCGAGGCCGACGGACGCTTGGGGGTGTCGTCCTCGATCCGGGGCCGGATCGCCGACGTCGGTGGTGAGGCCGAGGTCAGTTCGGGTTCGTGGGGGACCGAGTGGGAGTTCACGCTGCCGCGGTGA
- a CDS encoding lysophospholipid acyltransferase family protein, producing the protein MLYWFLKWIALGPFLRVIFRPHTQGLDNVPSEGPAILACNHLSYADWLFMPLTLNRRVTFVAKSEYFTTPGVKGFFQKMFFSGVGQVPIDRASGSAAAGAMKSAAEILDKGDLFGIFPEGTRSHDGKLYRGKTGVARLALTSGVPVIPVAVIGTDVVAPPGKTFGSFTRPHVRYGKPLDFSRYAGMENDRYVLRSVTDEIMYEIMRLSEQEYVDMYASAAKELSKEKAAAEKAAAEKAAAESDVSGEAESPKA; encoded by the coding sequence GTGCTCTACTGGTTCCTCAAGTGGATCGCCCTCGGGCCGTTCCTCCGGGTCATCTTCCGTCCTCACACGCAGGGCCTCGACAACGTGCCCTCTGAAGGGCCCGCGATCCTGGCCTGCAACCACCTTTCCTACGCCGACTGGCTCTTCATGCCGTTGACGCTGAACCGTCGCGTCACGTTCGTGGCGAAGTCGGAGTACTTCACCACCCCGGGTGTGAAGGGCTTCTTCCAGAAGATGTTCTTCTCCGGCGTCGGTCAGGTCCCGATCGACCGTGCCAGCGGCAGCGCTGCTGCGGGCGCCATGAAGTCGGCCGCGGAGATCCTCGACAAGGGTGACCTCTTCGGCATCTTCCCCGAGGGCACCCGCTCGCACGACGGCAAGCTCTACCGCGGCAAGACCGGTGTGGCGCGCCTGGCGCTCACCAGCGGCGTCCCGGTGATCCCGGTCGCTGTGATCGGCACCGACGTGGTCGCACCTCCCGGCAAGACCTTCGGCTCGTTCACCCGTCCGCACGTGCGCTACGGCAAGCCGCTCGACTTCTCCCGCTACGCCGGGATGGAGAACGACCGCTACGTCCTGCGCTCGGTCACCGACGAGATCATGTACGAGATCATGCGTCTCTCCGAGCAGGAGTACGTCGACATGTACGCCTCCGCGGCCAAGGAACTCTCCAAGGAGAAGGCCGCCGCCGAGAAGGCAGCAGCGGAGAAGGCAGCAGCCGAGTCCGACGTCAGCGGCGAGGCAGAGTCGCCGAAGGCCTGA
- a CDS encoding ROK family protein, which translates to MSSSEPSGVVVGVDVGGTKVLAAVVGPDGTPGTPVEVPTPGRTVGVDVLEDALDRAVTLARGERPLIAVGLSAAGFVDRTGDRVMFAPHLPWRDAPVRERLSRRWQVPVAVENDATCALVAEHAWGTARGRDTVVLVTVGTGIGGGLVVHGRLTRGANGMAAEYGHMTVVPDGLPCECGGQGCWEQYASGRALVRAARAAHLAFVEPDSSGAGSNARTLLEEQCDGDLARLDGPMVTAAAQAGDSSALEAFEVVGSWLGAGLANLVAALDPELVVVGGGVSRAGDLLLAPAREALAQHLVGGSHRVVPDVVAAVTGAEAGLVGAATLAMRLP; encoded by the coding sequence ATGAGTTCGTCCGAGCCGAGTGGCGTCGTGGTCGGCGTCGACGTCGGCGGGACCAAGGTGCTCGCTGCCGTCGTCGGACCGGACGGGACACCCGGGACTCCCGTCGAGGTGCCCACCCCGGGACGCACCGTCGGGGTCGACGTCCTCGAGGACGCCCTCGACCGTGCCGTCACCCTGGCCCGCGGTGAGCGGCCGCTGATCGCGGTGGGCCTCTCGGCCGCTGGATTCGTCGACCGAACCGGTGACCGGGTGATGTTCGCCCCGCACCTCCCGTGGCGAGACGCACCGGTGCGTGAGCGACTCTCCCGACGGTGGCAGGTCCCGGTCGCGGTGGAGAACGACGCCACCTGCGCCCTGGTCGCCGAGCACGCGTGGGGCACGGCACGAGGTCGCGACACCGTCGTCCTGGTGACGGTCGGCACCGGCATCGGTGGCGGACTCGTCGTCCACGGTCGACTGACCCGGGGAGCCAACGGCATGGCAGCCGAGTACGGGCACATGACGGTGGTTCCTGACGGCCTCCCGTGCGAGTGCGGGGGGCAAGGATGTTGGGAGCAGTACGCCTCAGGGCGGGCACTCGTCCGCGCCGCGCGGGCAGCCCACCTTGCCTTCGTCGAACCGGACTCGTCCGGGGCAGGCTCGAACGCGCGGACCTTGCTCGAGGAGCAGTGCGACGGCGACCTCGCGCGGTTGGACGGACCGATGGTCACCGCGGCCGCTCAGGCCGGGGACTCCAGCGCCCTCGAAGCCTTCGAGGTGGTCGGCAGCTGGTTGGGTGCCGGGCTGGCCAACCTGGTCGCGGCCCTCGACCCCGAACTCGTCGTCGTCGGTGGCGGGGTCTCGCGGGCCGGGGACCTGTTGTTGGCTCCGGCGCGGGAAGCGTTGGCCCAACACCTCGTCGGTGGGTCCCACCGCGTCGTTCCGGACGTGGTGGCCGCCGTCACCGGCGCCGAGGCCGGGCTGGTCGGGGCCGCGACCCTCGCGATGCGCCTGCCCTGA
- a CDS encoding ArsA family ATPase: MRILLFTGKGGVGKSTVSAGTGALLAERGLRTLVVSTDTAHSLGDAFGVRVGADPVQVTETLWVQHVDAQRRFEESWLEIQTYLLDVMTVAGVDPVAAEELTVLPGAEEVLALLELRRQAASGDYDAIVVDCAPTAETLRLLSLPEALTWYMDRVFPPQRRVMRTFGPLLGKAVGMPMPGDGVFAAVERLHGELSEVRALLTGPETTVRLVMTPEQVVLAEARRAWTTLSMHGYRVDAVVVNRVFPAVDADAVGAPADWLRGWVQAQNEVLAEAEESFAPVRLWRSGYRDGEPRGVEALRDVAAALHGDADPLAEGPGVGSLHVEVTENGATMTLPVPLATRADTSLARRGGDLVVQCGTYRRVLSLPAILARMKVTGASVADGTLRVQFVRDPDPGGPSDGPEGDDHPNHHEERA, from the coding sequence GTGCGGATCCTGCTGTTCACCGGTAAGGGCGGGGTCGGCAAGTCGACCGTCTCCGCAGGCACGGGGGCGTTGCTCGCCGAGCGCGGTCTGCGGACGTTGGTGGTCTCCACCGACACTGCTCATTCGCTGGGCGACGCGTTCGGGGTCAGGGTCGGGGCCGACCCCGTGCAGGTCACCGAGACCTTGTGGGTCCAGCACGTCGACGCCCAACGTCGCTTCGAGGAGTCCTGGCTCGAGATCCAGACCTACCTGCTCGACGTCATGACGGTCGCTGGGGTCGATCCGGTGGCGGCGGAGGAACTCACCGTCCTCCCCGGCGCCGAGGAGGTGCTGGCGCTGCTGGAGTTGCGTCGACAGGCCGCCAGCGGCGACTACGACGCGATCGTCGTCGACTGTGCACCCACGGCGGAGACGCTCCGGCTGCTCTCCTTGCCCGAGGCCCTCACCTGGTACATGGACCGGGTCTTCCCGCCGCAGCGCCGGGTGATGCGCACCTTCGGGCCGCTGCTGGGCAAGGCCGTGGGGATGCCGATGCCCGGTGACGGTGTCTTCGCCGCGGTGGAACGCCTGCACGGCGAGCTCTCCGAGGTGCGCGCGCTCCTGACCGGGCCCGAGACCACCGTCCGTCTGGTGATGACGCCCGAACAGGTGGTGCTCGCCGAGGCTCGACGCGCCTGGACCACCCTGTCGATGCACGGCTACCGGGTCGACGCCGTCGTCGTGAACCGGGTCTTCCCGGCCGTGGACGCCGACGCGGTCGGCGCCCCCGCCGACTGGCTGCGGGGATGGGTCCAGGCCCAGAACGAGGTCCTGGCCGAGGCGGAGGAGTCGTTCGCCCCGGTCAGACTGTGGCGCTCCGGGTATCGCGACGGCGAACCACGTGGCGTGGAGGCGCTGCGCGACGTCGCAGCAGCACTGCACGGCGACGCCGACCCGCTCGCCGAAGGGCCGGGGGTGGGCTCGCTGCACGTGGAGGTCACCGAGAACGGCGCCACGATGACGTTGCCGGTTCCGTTGGCGACCAGGGCGGACACCTCGCTCGCCCGGCGCGGGGGAGACCTCGTGGTGCAGTGCGGGACGTATCGTCGCGTGCTGTCGCTCCCGGCGATCCTGGCCCGGATGAAGGTCACCGGCGCGAGCGTCGCCGACGGGACCCTCCGGGTGCAGTTCGTCCGGGACCCGGACCCGGGCGGCCCGTCGGACGGACCCGAGGGCGACGACCACCCGAACCATCACGAGGAGCGAGCATGA
- a CDS encoding SRPBCC family protein translates to MAEQTTSTIVVDAAPADVMAVIADFEAYPSWATGMKRVEVVERGADGRAEQVFFSLDVTPIKDEYTLAYTWADDSVTWTLVEGKMLKALDGAYELNALDEGRTEVTYRLALDVAVPLIGMLKRKGEKILIDTALKGLKKRVESL, encoded by the coding sequence ATGGCTGAGCAGACCACTTCCACCATCGTCGTGGACGCCGCGCCCGCGGACGTCATGGCCGTGATCGCAGACTTCGAGGCCTACCCCTCGTGGGCCACCGGCATGAAGCGGGTCGAGGTGGTCGAACGGGGCGCCGACGGACGTGCCGAACAGGTCTTCTTCTCCCTCGACGTCACCCCGATCAAGGACGAGTACACGCTCGCCTACACGTGGGCCGACGACAGCGTCACCTGGACGCTCGTCGAGGGGAAGATGCTCAAGGCCCTCGACGGTGCCTATGAGCTCAACGCCCTCGACGAAGGACGCACCGAGGTCACCTACCGTCTGGCCCTCGACGTCGCCGTCCCGTTGATCGGGATGCTCAAGCGCAAGGGCGAGAAGATCCTCATCGACACCGCGCTCAAGGGTCTGAAGAAGCGCGTCGAGTCTCTCTGA